The proteins below come from a single Vitis riparia cultivar Riparia Gloire de Montpellier isolate 1030 unplaced genomic scaffold, EGFV_Vit.rip_1.0 scaffold827_pilon_pilon, whole genome shotgun sequence genomic window:
- the LOC117910745 gene encoding putative disease resistance protein At3g14460 has product MDACLKNKCHIEELTMGWSGDFDDSRNELNEMLVLELLQPQRNLKKLTVEFYGGPKVPSWIGNPSFSKMESLTLKNCGKCTSLPCLGRLSLLKALRIQGMCKVKTIGDEFFGEVSLFQPFPCLESLRFEDMPEWEDWCFSDMVEECEGLFSCLRELRIRECPKLTGSLPNCLPSLAELEIFECPKLKAALPRLAYVCSLNVVECNEVVLRNGVDLSSLTTLNIQRISRLTCLREGFTQLLAALQKLVIRGCGEMTSLWENRFGLECLRGLESIDIWQCHGLVSLEEQRLPCNLKHLKIENCANLQRLPNGLQRLTCLEELSLQSCPKLESFPEMGLPPMLRSLVLQKCNTLKLLPHNYNSGFLEYLEIEHCPCLISFPEGELPASLKQLKIKDCANLQTLPEGMMHHNSMVSNNSCCLEVLEIRKCSSLPSLPTGELPSTLKRLEIWDCRQFQPISEKMLHSNTALEHLSISNHPNMKILPGFLHSLTYLYIYGCQGLVSFPERGLPTPNLRDLYINNCENLKSLPHQMQNLLSLQELNIRNCQGLESFPECGLAPNLTSLSIRDCVNLKVPLSEWGLHRLTSLSSLYISGVCPSLASLSDDDCLLPTTLSKLFISKLDSLACLALKNLSSLERISIYRCPKLRSIGLPETLSRLEIRDC; this is encoded by the coding sequence ATGGATGCTTGTTTAAAGAATAAGTGCCACATTGAAGAACTAACAATGGGATGGAGTGGTGATTTTGATGATTCACGAAATGAATTGAATGAAATGCTTGTGCTCGAGTTGCTGCAACCTCAAAGAAATCTGAAAAAGCTCACAGTTGAGTTCTATGGAGGACCAAAAGTCCCAAGCTGGATAGGGAATCCTTCATTCTCAAAAATGGAGTCCCTGACCcttaaaaattgtggaaaatgCACATCGCTACCATGTCTTGGACGACTATCTCTACTCAAAGCCTTGCGCATTCAAGGAATGTGTAAAGTTAAAACCATAGGTGATGAATTTTTTGGGGAGGTCTCTCTTTTCCAGCCTTTTCCATGCTTGGAGTCTCTAAGGTTTGAGGATATGCCAGAATGGGAAGACTGGTGTTTTTCTGATATGGTTGAGGAATGTGAAGGATTATTTTCTTGCCTTCGAGAGCTTAGAATAAGGGAATGTCCCAAACTGACTGGAAGCTTGCCCAATTGCCTACCTTCTCTGGCAGAGCTCGAAATTTTTGAATGCCCAAAGTTGAAGGCTGCACTTCCAAGACTTGCATATGTTTGTAGCTTAAACGTTGTAGAATGTAATGAGGTTGTGTTGAGAAACGGGGTTGATCTGAGCTCCCTCACTACACTAAACATTCAGAGAATTTCCAGATTAACTTGTCTAAGGGAAGGATTTACCCAGTTGTTAGCAGCCCTTCAAAAACTGGTGATAAGAGGATGTGGGGAGATGACATCTTTGTGGGAGAACAGATTTGGATTAGAATGCCTTCGGGGTCTTGAAAGTATAGATATCTGGCAGTGCCATGGACTTGTATCCTTGGAGGAGCAAAGACTGCCGTGCAATCTCaaacatttgaaaatagaaaactgtgCTAACCTGCAGAGGCTGCCTAATGGTCTGCAACGTCTCACATGTCTTGAAGAGTTGTCATTACAGAGTTGCCCCAAACTGGAGTCATTTCCAGAGATGGGCTTGCCACCGATGCTGAGAAGTCTCGTGCTGCAGAAATGCAACACTCTGAAGTTACTGCCTCATAATTACAACTCAGGTTTCCTTGAATATTTGGAGATTGAACACTGCCCATGCCTCATTAGCTTTCCAGAAGGTGAGCTGCCTGCCTCACTTAAGCAACTGAAGATCAAGGATTGTGCAAATCTACAGACTCTGCCAGAGGGAATGATGCACCACAATTCTATGGTTAGCAACAACTCTTGTTGTCTTGAAGTCTTGGAGATCAGAAAATGTTCATCCCTTCCATCCCTTCCAACAGGCGAGCTACCCTCCACCCTTAAGCGGCTTGAGATATGGGACTGCAGGCAATTTCAACCAATTTCAGAGAAGATGCTGCACAGCAATACCGCACTTGAACATTTGTCCATTTCCAATCATCCAAACATGAAAATCCTTCCAGGATTCCTCCACAGTCTCACGTATCTCTATATATATGGTTGTCAAGGTCTTGTGTCCTTTCCAGAAAGGGGCTTGCCCACTCCCAATCTCAGAGACCTTTATATTAACAACTGTGAGAACCTGAAGTCCCTTCCTCATCAAATGCAGAACCTTTTATCTCTTCAAGAACTGAATATTAGGAATTGTCAGGGCTTGGAGTCATTTCCAGAATGCGGTTTGGCCCCCAACCTTACTTCGCTCTCAATCAGAGATTGTGTGAATCTGAAGGTGCCATTATCTGAATGGGGCCTCCACAGGCTCACTTCTCTTTCATCACTGTACATTTCCGGTGTATGTCCAAGTCTGGCATCTCTTTCAGATGATGACTGTCTTCTTCCTACAACTCTGAGCAAACTTTTTATCAGTAAGCTGGATTCCCTGGCCTGTCTGGCTCTCAAAAACCTCTCTTCCCTTGAAAGGATATCCATCTACAGATGCCCTAAGCTCCGGTCCATTGGGCTGCCTGAAACGCTATCAAGACTTGAAATAAGGGATTGCTAA
- the LOC117910741 gene encoding putative disease resistance RPP13-like protein 1: MAFVGEAFLSASIQKLVDMLACPDLRKFAREEQVHAELKKWEGILLKIHAVLHDAEEKQMTNRFVQIWLAELRDLAYDVEDILDDFATEALRRKLITDDPQPSTSTVRSLISSLSSRFNPNALVYNLNMGSKIEEITARLHEISTQKGDLDLRENVEGRSHRKRKRVPETASLVVESRVYGRETDKEAILEVRHGRCRQTTLAQLAYNDDRVKNHFDLRAWVCVSDDFDVLRITKTLLQSIASYTREINDLNLLQVKMKEKLSGKKFLLVLDDVWNENYHKWDSLCTPLRAGGPGSKVIITTRNMGVATLTRTVSPYLLQELSNDDCRAVFAQHALGARNFEAHPHLKIIGEEMVNRCRGLPLVAKALGGILRNELNHEAWDDILKSKIWDLPEEKSGVLPALKLSYHHLPSHLKQCFAYCAIFPKGYEFKKDELILLWMGEGFLQQTKGKKRMEDLGSKYFSELLSRSFFQQSSNIMPRFMMHDLIHDLAQSIAGNFVIHNYEGDT; the protein is encoded by the exons ATGGCTTTTGTTGGAGAGGCTTTTCTATCTGCTTCCATTCAGAAGCTTGTCGACATGTTGGCCTGCCCCGACCTCCGGAAGTTCGCCCGCGAAGAACAAGTCCACGCCGAGCTCAAGAAGTGGGAGGGAATACTGCTGAAAATCCATGCAGTGCTTCATGATGCTGAGGAGAAGCAGATGACTAATCGGTTCGTGCAGATATGGTTAGCCGAGCTCAGAGACTTGGCCTATGATGTTGAGGACATCTTGGACGACTTCGCCACTGAAGCTTTACGGCGCAAGCTGATCACAGATGATCCTCAGCCAAGTACTAGTACGGTACGCAGCCTCATCTCCTCCTTGTCTTCTCGTTTCAATCCAAATGCTTTGGTCTATAATCTCAATATGGGGTCTAAGATAGAGGAGATCACTGCAAGATTACATGAGATTTCTACCCAAAAGGGTGACCTGGATTTGAGAGAGAATGTTGAAGGGAGGTCCCACAGGAAGAGAAAAAGAGTCCCTGAAACAGCTTCTCTGGTGGTTGAGTCTCGTGTTTATGGCAGGGAAACTGATAAAGAGGCGATACTTGAAGT TCGGCATGGGAGGTGTCGGCAAACTACACTTGCCCAGCTTGCCTACAACGACGACAGAGTGAAGAATCACTTTGATCTGAGGGCTTGGGTTTGTGTTTCTGATGATTTTGATGTTTTGAGGATAACAAAAACGCTTTTACAGTCAATTGCTTCTTATACCCGTGAGATCAATGATCTAAACTTGCTTCAAGTCAAGATGAAAGAGAAATTGTCTGGAAAGAAGTTTCTGCTTGTTCTAGATGATGTCTGGAACGAGAACTATCACAAATGGGATAGCTTGTGCACCCCCTTGCGAGCTGGGGGACCTGGAAGTAAGGTTATCATCACTACTCGCAACATGGGTGTCGCGACACTTACCAGAACGGTTTCGCCTTACCTTCTGCAGGAGCTGTCAAATGATGATTGTCGAGCTGTGTTCGCGCAGCATGCATTGGGAGCAAGGAACTTTGAAGCTCATCCGCACTTGAAAATAATTGGAGAGGAAATGGTGAACAGGTGCAGGGGCTTGCCTTTGGTGGCAAAGGCCCTGGGAGGCATTCTGCGAAATGAACTAAACCATGAGGCATGGGACGATATATTGAAGAGTAAGATATGGGATCTACCAGAAGAGAAAAGTGGTGTTCTTCCAGCTCTCAAATTGAGCTATCATCACCTGCCATCTCATCTGAAGCAGTGTTTTGCTTATTGCGCTATTTTCCCCAAGGGATATGAATTCAAAAAGGATGAATTAATCCTTTTATGGATGGGAGAAGGATTTCTGCAGCAAACAAAAGGGAAGAAGCGAATGGAGGACTTAGGTTCCAAATACTTCTCTGAGTTGTTATCAAGGTCGTTCTTTCAACAATCAAGTAACATAATGCCACGATTCATGATGCATGATCTCATCCATGATTTGGCTCAATCTATTGCCGGAAAT TTTGTCATTCATAACTACGAAGGTGACACATGA